The sequence CAATGGCCAGGGGGAAATTGCCATTAATACCAAAATACTTCCGCCAGATAGTAGAGGAATTGCTATTATTTGCGAAGTTATGGATGAGGTAAGTTATCGCAGGTCAGGTGATAAGAATATTTTAAGACTTGTAAAATATTTCTCCCGGTTCTGAAGAAAATGGATCTCATTGAAAAACAGAGTACAGTTCTTGTTGTTGATGACAGTGAGGCCATCCAGACATTATTAAAGGCGTATCTTCGTGACGGTGGATATAATGTAATGGGTGCAGTTGATGGCGTGGAAGCGCTTGACGTCTGTCTTCGGAATTCGGTTGACCTCATTCTCCTTGATATAGCCATGCCCAAAATGGATGGTTTTTCTCTGTGTGAAAGACTGCAGAGTGAAAAAAGGTTACGGGCTATCCCCGTCATCATGCTCTCTGCCCGTGAAGATATGGCGTCAAAAATGCGGTCTTTTGAGCTTGGAGCGGTTGATTACATAACCAAACCAGTTGGCAGGGGTGAGCTGCTGGCTCGTATTCATACGCATCTGGCAATTAGTCGGCTCACTATTTCCCTTCAGAATGCGAACAGGGAACTGCTTGTTCAGCAGCAGCAATTACTTCAAGGTCTTCATGCCGCCGCAGACCTTCAAAAACACCTTCTTCCCAGGCGTGTTCCAGATTGTAAGGAATTACGTTTTGCCTCCTACTTTCAACCCTGCCAGGAGGTAGGGGGGGATATTTATAATATTCAGCGACTGGATAGTGACCATCTGGCTATCTACATCCTCGATGTTTCCGGGCATGGTTTCCCCGCTGCAATGATGACGGCGCTCGCTACTCAGGCACTTAGCGGTTTTGCTGCGATCACCAAAAAACAGGGCATGGATGGAAGGGTGGAAAGCGTTACCTCACCGGGAGAGGTGATTCGGGAGCTGAACAAGGAATTTCCAATGGCCCGTTTTAATCGCTATATGACAATCGTGTACCTCCTTTTTAATACGAAAAATAGTACCTTCCGATACTGTTGTGCAGGGCACCCCCCGGTTATTCACATGACGCGTGAGGGAGGAATTACAGCCCTGGATACAGGTGGGCCTCCTGCTGGAATGGATGGCCACTGGGATGAGGCTGAGGGCTGTTTAAACAGCGGTGACAGGCTTTTCTTCTATACGGACGGTTTTACTGAATATAGTAATGAAAAGGGTGAATTGTACGGTACAGAGCGCTTTTTTAACTCCATGATTGGTAGTCGTGAGTTGCCACTTAAGGAGGCGGCACGGAGTATTATTGGAGAATTGAAACAGTTTGGCGATCAGCTCGATGGGAATGATGATATGACCCTACTGGTTGTGGAGAAAAAATAGTAGGGTGCTTTCCTGGTAACAGGCGATTGCTGATTGCGAGGAAACAGTACCTCAGGGTTTAATGTAGGAAAACCCATCGTTTTGAAGATCAATCAGGGCCACAATACCAGCAGGAATAATCTCACACTCTTCAATAATCTGTTCTTTCGGAATTTCGAATCGTTCCATCGCATTTTTACACACCTGAAAACGAACACCCTTTATTTTTAGATCCCTGACCCGCTCGAGAAGCACTCCAATACTGTTGCGACTCATAAGCTTTGCTGCTGGCCCATTGAAGAGGATTACCAGATCGTGCTCTTCTCCGGGGATCGCTTTCAGCAGGTTTACAACATTATTTAAAGCCAGATTCAGTATTGGCTCTTCATTTTGATC comes from Desulfocapsa sulfexigens DSM 10523 and encodes:
- a CDS encoding PP2C family protein-serine/threonine phosphatase is translated as MDLIEKQSTVLVVDDSEAIQTLLKAYLRDGGYNVMGAVDGVEALDVCLRNSVDLILLDIAMPKMDGFSLCERLQSEKRLRAIPVIMLSAREDMASKMRSFELGAVDYITKPVGRGELLARIHTHLAISRLTISLQNANRELLVQQQQLLQGLHAAADLQKHLLPRRVPDCKELRFASYFQPCQEVGGDIYNIQRLDSDHLAIYILDVSGHGFPAAMMTALATQALSGFAAITKKQGMDGRVESVTSPGEVIRELNKEFPMARFNRYMTIVYLLFNTKNSTFRYCCAGHPPVIHMTREGGITALDTGGPPAGMDGHWDEAEGCLNSGDRLFFYTDGFTEYSNEKGELYGTERFFNSMIGSRELPLKEAARSIIGELKQFGDQLDGNDDMTLLVVEKK
- a CDS encoding DsrE family protein; its protein translation is MAYKAVFHVDQNEEPILNLALNNVVNLLKAIPGEEHDLVILFNGPAAKLMSRNSIGVLLERVRDLKIKGVRFQVCKNAMERFEIPKEQIIEECEIIPAGIVALIDLQNDGFSYIKP